From bacterium, the proteins below share one genomic window:
- a CDS encoding HlyC/CorC family transporter: MEHASSDLDALGVAWRLGATLFFVALNGFFVATEFALVKVRASRIDQLAQQGRGSAAAVQHILAHLDRYLTACQLGITLASLILGALGEPAVSVLIIAAARGLGADVSAEASWLPLVSIGLAFFVITALHMTVGEQAPKMWALRRAETTALQTGRILRAFTFALGPFITAINALSNWMLRLAGLSSEHGHEDSHTAEEIRSILSLSASTGEISDREYELTANVFRMIGLEVRHLIVPRIDVQYLSLEKSAEENLHLIREMRHSRLPLCEIGLDSVQGFVHAKDVLDRSLAGEALDLAALARPAVFVPDTMSVSNFLLELQQKQAHCAVVLDERGTALGLAFREDALEEIVGPLGDEFDNPEVSFVDLGDGRFELSGRVALPEVCDRLGIQLSAEEEEAEDTIGGHVTARLGRLPRKGDAVSVGSFEATVLELGRRRIQRLRMEEPQTPHSPADEAP; encoded by the coding sequence ATGGAACACGCCAGCTCCGATCTCGATGCGCTCGGTGTCGCCTGGCGCCTGGGCGCCACCCTCTTTTTCGTCGCCCTGAACGGCTTCTTCGTCGCGACCGAGTTCGCCCTCGTGAAGGTCCGTGCCTCACGGATCGATCAGCTGGCCCAACAGGGGCGCGGCAGCGCGGCCGCCGTCCAACACATCCTGGCCCACCTGGATCGCTACCTCACGGCGTGCCAGCTGGGCATCACGCTGGCGAGCCTGATCCTCGGCGCCCTCGGCGAGCCAGCCGTTTCCGTGCTGATCATCGCGGCAGCCAGGGGCCTCGGCGCGGATGTCTCCGCAGAGGCGAGTTGGTTGCCCCTCGTCTCGATCGGCCTGGCATTCTTCGTCATCACCGCGCTCCACATGACCGTCGGCGAGCAGGCACCGAAGATGTGGGCTCTTCGCCGCGCCGAAACCACGGCCCTCCAGACGGGCCGGATCCTGCGCGCCTTCACCTTTGCACTCGGGCCGTTCATCACCGCGATCAATGCGCTCTCGAACTGGATGCTGCGATTGGCCGGATTGTCTTCGGAGCATGGTCACGAAGACTCACACACGGCGGAAGAGATCCGCAGCATCCTCTCGCTCTCGGCCAGCACCGGGGAGATCTCGGATCGCGAATACGAGTTGACTGCCAACGTATTCCGCATGATCGGGCTCGAAGTGCGACACCTCATCGTGCCGCGCATCGACGTCCAATACCTCTCCCTCGAAAAATCAGCGGAAGAGAACCTCCATCTCATCCGCGAAATGCGCCACAGCCGCCTTCCACTCTGCGAGATCGGGCTCGACAGCGTGCAGGGCTTCGTTCACGCCAAGGATGTACTCGACCGCTCCCTGGCCGGCGAAGCCCTGGACCTCGCCGCCCTCGCCCGCCCAGCCGTCTTCGTTCCAGATACGATGTCGGTCTCGAATTTCCTTCTCGAGCTCCAGCAGAAGCAGGCGCATTGCGCGGTCGTCCTCGACGAGCGTGGTACGGCCCTGGGCCTGGCCTTTCGAGAAGACGCCCTGGAAGAGATCGTCGGACCCCTGGGTGACGAGTTCGACAACCCGGAGGTCTCTTTCGTCGATCTCGGTGACGGCCGTTTCGAGTTGTCCGGACGGGTCGCCCTTCCCGAAGTCTGCGATCGCCTCGGGATCCAGCTCAGCGCCGAGGAGGAGGAAGCCGAGGACACGATCGGAGGCCACGTCACGGCGCGCCTGGGCCGTCTACCCCGTAAGGGAGATGCGGTCAGCGTCGGTTCCTTCGAGGCGACCGTTCTCGAACTCGGACGCAGGCGCATCCAGCGTTTGCGAATGGAAGAACCGCAGACGCCGCATTC